The following coding sequences are from one Liquorilactobacillus hordei DSM 19519 window:
- a CDS encoding IS3 family transposase, producing MQKKRRKRFRKLIKEIYFASGCRYGSPKIAKKLQHCGEKVSEKFIGNLMHELGLYSIIRKKYTWHPKQQKIEERENIIDRDFSTKTINQKWATDITYIPCAMVGCIFHQFLTCIRKKLFHGTVV from the coding sequence ATTCAGAAAAAGCGTCGTAAACGTTTTAGAAAGCTGATTAAAGAAATTTATTTTGCTTCAGGATGTCGTTACGGATCACCTAAAATTGCTAAGAAGCTCCAACATTGTGGTGAAAAAGTTTCTGAAAAATTCATTGGTAATTTAATGCATGAATTAGGATTGTATTCCATTATTCGGAAAAAATATACTTGGCATCCAAAACAACAAAAAATTGAAGAACGAGAAAATATTATTGATCGTGACTTTTCAACAAAGACAATTAATCAAAAGTGGGCAACAGACATAACTTATATACCTTGCGCGATGGTTGGCTGTATCTTTCATCAATTCTTGACTTGCATACGAAAAAAATTATTTCATGGGACCGTGGTTTAA
- a CDS encoding IS3 family transposase: MGNRHNLYTLRDGWLYLSSILDLHTKKIISWDRGLNMTNELVLKTINRAVDKYKPSNLIIHTDLGSQYTSDDYNQRLTELHICHSYSRKGCPYDNAPMESFRASLKKECVYPVPVFEDYETAAAVLFEYVHAFYNRKRIHSSLGYQTPLQVEIATLTSQMAA; this comes from the coding sequence GTGGGCAACAGACATAACTTATATACCTTGCGCGATGGTTGGCTGTATCTTTCATCAATTCTTGACTTGCATACGAAAAAAATTATTTCATGGGACCGTGGTTTAAACATGACCAATGAACTAGTTCTAAAAACTATCAACCGTGCGGTTGATAAATATAAACCAAGCAATTTAATTATCCATACAGATTTAGGATCTCAATATACCAGCGATGATTACAATCAACGTTTAACTGAACTACATATCTGCCACTCATACAGCCGTAAGGGTTGTCCGTATGATAATGCGCCAATGGAATCCTTTCGCGCTTCCCTCAAAAAGGAATGTGTTTATCCAGTGCCGGTCTTTGAAGATTATGAAACTGCCGCTGCCGTCCTTTTTGAATATGTGCATGCTTTCTACAATAGGAAGAGAATTCATAGTTCACTGGGCTACCAGACCCCCTTACAAGTTGAAATTGCAACACTTACGAGCCAAATGGCCGCCTGA
- a CDS encoding ISL3 family transposase, whose amino-acid sequence MSQDYSIENILQIQDPNIKCISIDNSDPKKQVIHAKLTYSIKRCPLCGQSQVVRFGTNLINVRMPPIKERPVILKLLKQRYLCKRGQHTFSAETSLVKPHCQISEDTKQMIILQLTKDRSITDIAEELNVSPVAVNRVLDSLAIQTKTALLTLPTTLCFDEFRSTGHQMSFIAIDGDTHRLVSVLPNRLNRSIQNHFESNYSLAERRKVKQVVIDFNAQYQSVIHIIFPEAKVIADNFHLVQMGLQALNQTRVQLMHRFTQNSREYRVLKHHWRLFLKTYSGLNQRKPQWFAHLKNWFTQEQLVWQGLELDSTYQHTYFVAHSLVDALRKRDYLKFIKTLNRADKVSPQLETTIKTYRKYLPLIKNMMASNYSNGPIEGVNRKIKQIKRTAYGYRNWSHFYTRIRIEFTIRIKKRKPIRK is encoded by the coding sequence ATGTCCCAAGACTATTCTATCGAAAATATACTTCAAATCCAAGACCCAAATATTAAATGTATCAGTATTGACAATTCTGATCCCAAGAAACAAGTCATTCATGCCAAATTAACTTATTCGATAAAGCGCTGTCCACTTTGTGGCCAATCCCAAGTAGTCCGTTTTGGAACTAATTTGATCAACGTCAGGATGCCACCTATCAAAGAACGACCAGTTATCTTAAAACTGCTTAAACAACGTTATCTGTGCAAAAGAGGGCAACATACTTTTAGTGCTGAAACGTCGCTAGTTAAACCACACTGTCAAATCTCAGAAGATACCAAACAGATGATTATTCTACAGCTTACTAAAGATCGTAGTATTACTGATATTGCAGAGGAATTAAATGTTTCACCAGTGGCAGTTAATCGAGTACTTGATTCATTAGCGATTCAGACTAAGACCGCCTTGCTTACCTTACCAACTACGTTGTGTTTTGATGAATTTCGCTCCACTGGTCATCAGATGAGTTTTATTGCCATTGATGGTGATACACATCGGCTAGTTTCTGTTTTACCTAATCGCCTTAATCGAAGTATCCAAAATCACTTTGAAAGTAACTATTCCTTAGCTGAACGTAGGAAAGTTAAACAAGTAGTTATTGATTTCAATGCACAGTATCAATCCGTAATTCACATAATTTTTCCAGAAGCAAAAGTTATCGCCGATAACTTTCATCTAGTTCAAATGGGACTCCAAGCACTGAACCAGACACGCGTACAGTTAATGCATCGATTCACTCAAAATTCACGAGAATATCGAGTTCTCAAACATCACTGGCGTTTATTTTTAAAAACTTATTCTGGCTTAAATCAACGTAAACCACAATGGTTTGCGCATTTAAAGAACTGGTTCACCCAAGAACAATTAGTCTGGCAAGGTCTTGAGTTAGATTCAACCTACCAACACACTTACTTCGTTGCGCATTCCCTAGTTGATGCCTTAAGAAAGCGTGATTATTTAAAGTTCATTAAAACACTAAATCGAGCTGACAAAGTCAGCCCACAGCTTGAAACCACAATAAAGACCTATCGCAAATATCTACCATTAATTAAAAACATGATGGCAAGCAACTATTCAAATGGCCCAATAGAAGGTGTTAATCGCAAAATCAAACAAATTAAACGCACGGCATACGGCTATAGAAACTGGTCACATTTTTACACCCGGATTAGAATTGAATTTACGATTCGAATAAAAAAAAGAAAACCAATTCGAAAATGA
- a CDS encoding glycosyltransferase — protein sequence MKITLITQYLEGHGGTERVISHLVNEDLENNYQVLIPESGNPEWLQWITRDSGYELKICHSKNRQIQRDFVTTNLLASNPDIVLSLEGKACELAYELKQKYSLTYKIVSWGHTSISESNIFARRELAFSEYHLAISTGIQKQLLALGVPAHKIFLIYNPIRTVNKKTIQTPAAQKPFHAVFIGRILLDDQKNVRMLLETMAHLDIPWKLDIFGKGQDLPAAKALAKQLQIAPHINWRGWVPNPWDFITEADCLLLCSKYEGFPMVIIEAASYGLPIISTDCPTGPADIINKDNGILTPMNDQQAFGTACRQLYYLRGRYDHSTVKKTALKFDISRYIKRIQHIYTLIAAE from the coding sequence GTGAAAATAACATTAATAACACAGTACCTCGAAGGCCATGGGGGAACTGAAAGGGTGATTTCACATCTTGTAAACGAAGATCTCGAAAACAATTATCAAGTCTTGATTCCCGAAAGTGGTAACCCTGAATGGCTGCAATGGATCACACGTGATTCTGGTTATGAACTCAAAATCTGTCATTCAAAAAATCGCCAGATACAAAGAGACTTTGTCACAACCAATTTACTTGCCAGTAACCCAGACATTGTCCTCAGCCTTGAAGGGAAAGCATGCGAATTAGCGTATGAGCTCAAGCAAAAATATAGTTTGACTTATAAAATAGTCTCGTGGGGACACACGTCAATCTCAGAGTCAAATATTTTTGCACGCAGAGAACTCGCTTTTTCTGAATACCATTTAGCGATCAGCACCGGGATCCAAAAACAACTGCTGGCACTGGGAGTTCCAGCGCATAAAATCTTCTTAATTTATAATCCAATCCGAACGGTCAATAAAAAAACTATTCAAACTCCTGCTGCTCAGAAGCCCTTTCATGCAGTCTTCATCGGTAGAATATTGTTAGACGACCAAAAAAATGTTCGCATGCTCCTTGAGACAATGGCTCACTTAGATATCCCATGGAAGCTCGATATTTTTGGAAAAGGTCAAGATCTACCAGCAGCTAAAGCACTCGCAAAACAACTTCAGATTGCACCTCACATTAATTGGCGCGGTTGGGTCCCTAACCCATGGGATTTCATCACTGAAGCTGATTGCCTCTTACTTTGTTCAAAGTACGAAGGGTTCCCGATGGTCATAATTGAGGCTGCCTCATACGGTTTACCAATTATTTCAACCGATTGTCCCACTGGACCGGCTGATATTATCAACAAAGATAACGGGATCTTAACTCCCATGAATGACCAACAGGCCTTTGGTACAGCCTGCAGACAGCTCTATTATCTGCGCGGACGTTATGACCACAGCACCGTTAAAAAGACGGCCTTAAAATTTGATATTTCGCGTTACATTAAAAGAATTCAACATATTTATACGTTAATCGCCGCTGAATAA